A genomic segment from Portunus trituberculatus isolate SZX2019 chromosome 14, ASM1759143v1, whole genome shotgun sequence encodes:
- the LOC123503573 gene encoding LOW QUALITY PROTEIN: zinc finger protein 142-like (The sequence of the model RefSeq protein was modified relative to this genomic sequence to represent the inferred CDS: inserted 2 bases in 1 codon; deleted 1 base in 1 codon), which produces MNNKKCVVCGTIPESSDPCILLHHGITEHTATPLRDMVGPALQQGLNTSDIICVRCLDLFNEKDRLQKLTTDMDSHIQTKIQETSRKEVDGEEDASSSINIVVGSTGEKQGIKDQLESQYKNMRLAPSSSDTIWTSQEKNREAVATRNASQKRRGRPPKDTQWAAKRREPPPLMVNHREKRQRSAKFSTFLEVLKGEKEFYIEDEGDEPRSKKRNRGKRKRTLEPGPDIVKVEQSKEEGLERTCIIQVTDMELSREKERLDLDEVVQEILGIGVDHTSSLIPSMDSLGCSTRGGQEEVEEEDDDLISAINKMSAEEEEGSSRDAEEMNTTHHIKLEPEEQNELQQTQQQEQDDQSSVWPQMKNESGCSATPFIEVTEIKEDLVAGMPSVEVTLSHDGSDTLHATISDSAALSQTSPSDATDTFETDIKSEDSNRPAIGVKKYRCKLCASTFPEREDARQHAQECHGGNLSLTGSKKNEDSFKCSDCNRYFPTARGRDRHHLHMHLKHQPAQCPECPSTFNSFRPLERHLRNHHDKDPTLYCELCDMEFVLGTSLEHHKEIVHPNVPSKTRVVRTTNNQRAQEPEKQNRVFVCPLCNEKLVGARAFRLHHQKMHNGCEFNCTYCNYKSTCFSSINRHMVRVHKAFDMKLYSCQSCSARYSIPRDLEEHYLCVHNIEATLLCQHCGEKFACVDMLRFHRNSHRAFSCKLCHLGFMKEEALEYHVKTVHHCDPVGGTERVRNPLKSKDVSADSKSDKKDDDNEKDASVPKVLVIATDGSVQVKEEKEESAEPTNDVTLHLQQTREGGLEEMDMLNPLKGQRVKDLPKKMSCPICNKVLTTKFLRTHMLSHKGNLPHKCRLCDKAYAQGTLLRKHMKNRHYEEFLKLGNKNPKKQKAACDFCEEIFNDIYSLEEHLWMHMDEKAFECTDCKIKFGMESNLREHYKSHYFKEAKPCPVCQREFKSIGFYNSHVEKCQKRWKCEQCGLECDTQEYYRKHHRSEHGGENVVRYHCSLCEKSFVERHRYDDHMITHSSEKAFTCHICLKQFKRQRPLNDHLVRTHSNGLFMCSYCSKTFQKQQDLDAHKLKHKREFPCASCSHVYSSNEALLNHLMVHHSESNHFCHMCAVLFTKQIQLKNHLVTHSTSTPHICQVDRCHKMFRSEGLLRNHVARRHHGLHYDCPVCDRKFSLESDQIRHVATHSSGSSVTCEECGRSFRSEALLERHMVTHTQEKPYECGVCQHATSTRHQIMRHIQSEHDLPDVSSHVIVNRWRCSMCGKMFVVRSSIMRHLLEHATHGVEAQGHAVKTRXSPSSSLELSLPSGSVDPATATASFLEQVSSLSWQDLTRLLRFHVMGDNENDKGEGATINTDVWQCPGCLHATQTEDDMRDHLLGSSECQEAVILQLAGGLATTEDTEEENNAEEQLIEGEGNGTVLQLASTDGGLQYVIMREEDEDTSPQRFSESTKEIQSEEGEEGEMQVLVSVDDSLQQLLHQEPTSPNIQIIVEDSTPLKRFLTENAEETVNPAANISQNESSQDSLPADATLLNGSEVLLQTVDGRLVLQQTVGGVTQYQLVEGVPTTAIEDTAPTLLPDHSSTLDEEFILPN; this is translated from the exons ATGAATAACAAGAAATGTGTGGTCTGTGGCACCATCCCAGAAAGTAGTGATCCCTGCATACTTTTGCACCATGGAATTACAGAACACACTGCTACACCCCTCAGGGATATGGTGGGTCCTGCATTGCAGCAGGGACTCAACACCTCAGACATCATTTGTGTGCGATGCCTTGACTTGTTTAATGAGAAGGACCGCCTGCAAAAGCTGACCACTGATATGGACAGCCACATTCAAACCAAGATCCAAGAAACTTCCAGGAAAGAagtggatggagaggaagatgcTTCAAGCTCTATAAACATTGTGGTTGGGAGCACAGGAGAGAAGCAAGGTATTAAAGACCAGCTTGAGAGTCAGTATAAGAACATGAGGTTGGCACCATCAAGCTCTGACACAATATGGACATCacaggagaaaaatagagaagcagtAGCAACAAGAAATGCATCCCAGAAACGCAGAGGCCGGCCACCAAAGGATACTCAGTGGGCTGCCAAGAGAAGGGAGCCACCTCCGCTGATGGTGAACCACCGGGAAAAGAGGCAGCGTTCAGCTAAATTCAGCACTTTCCTTGAAGTgctgaaaggagagaaggagttcTACATTgaggatgaaggagatgagCCTCGAAGCAAGAAGCGGAATCgaggaaaacggaaaagaaCACTTGAGCCCGGTCCAGATATTGTCAAGGTAGAGCAATCAAAGGAAGAAGGATTAGAGAGAACATGTATCATTCAGGTGACAGACATGGAGCTGTCACGAGAGAAGGAGCGGCTGGACCTGGATGAAGTAGTGCAGGAGATTCTGGGGATTGGTGTTGACCACACATCCTCACTAATCCCTAGCATGGATAGTCTGGGGTGTAGCACCAGAGGTGgacaggaagaggtggaggaggaagatgatgatctAATTAGTGCCATCAACAAAATGAgtgctgaagaggaggaaggaagcagtaGAGATGCTGAAGAGATGAACACTACTCATCATATAAAGCTGGAACCAGAAGAACAAAATGAATTACAGCAGACACAACAGCAGGAGCAAGACGACCAAAGCAGTGTTTGGCCTCAGATGAAGAATGAATCCGGATGCTCTGCGACACCATTTATTGAAGTGACAGAGATCAAAGAAGACTTGGTGGCAGGAATGCCCAGTGTGGAAGTCACTCTCTCCCATGATGGCAGTGACACCTTGCATGCAACCATCAGTGACTCTGCTGCCCTATCTCAAACTTCTCCCAGTGATGCTACTGACACTTTTGAAACTGACATCAAGAGTGAGGACTCCAATAGACCAGCCATTGGTGTTAAGAAGTACCGATGCAAGTTGTGTGCCAGTACTTTTCCAGAGCGCGAAGATGCACGGCAGCATGCCCAAGAATGTCATGGTGGAAACCTTTCCTTGACAGGTAGcaagaaaaatgaggatagcTTTAAATGTAGTGATTGTAATCGATACTTCCCCACAGCACGGGGCCGTGACAGACACCACCTCCACATGCACCTCAAGCATCAGCCAGCTCAGTGTCCTGAGTGTCCCAGCACTTTCAATAGTTTTCGTCCTTTAGAGCGCCATCTCCGTAATCATCATGACAAGGATCCAACTCTGTACTGTGAGCTGTGTGATATGGAGTTTGTCCTTGGCACTTCCTTGGAACACCATAAGGAGATAGTGCATCCTAATGTCCCCAGCAAAACCAGAGTGGTCAGAACTACCAACAACCAGAGAGCACAGGAGCCAGAGAAGCAGAATcgagtgtttgtgtgtccttTATGCAACGAGAAGTTAGTGGGAGCGAGGGCTTTTCGTCTACACCATCAGAAAATGCATAATGGTTGTGAGTTCAATTGTACTTATTGCAACTATAAAAGTACCTGCTTTAGCTCTATAAACAGGCACATGGTGAGGGTACACAAGGCCTTTGATATGAAGCTTTACAGTTGTCAGAGTTGTTCCGCTCGTTATAGCATCCCGAGGGATCTTGAAGAACATTATCTATGTGTTCACAACATAGAAGCCACATTACTCTGTCAACACTGTGGGGAAAAATTTGCCTGTGTGGACATGCTTAGATTTCATCGCAACAGTCACAGGGCTTTTTCATGTAAGCTGTGTCATCTGGGTTTTATGAAAGAAGAGGCCCTAGAATACCATGTTAAAACTGTTCATCACTGCGACCCAGTTGGAGGCactgaaagagttagaaatCCATTAAAGAGTAAGGATGTAAGTGCAGACAGCAAAAGTgacaagaaagatgatgataatgagaaagaTGCATCAGTACCAAAGGTGCTAGTCATTGCAACTGATGGCTCAgtgcaggtgaaggaggagaaggaagaaagtgctgAGCCTACAAATGACGTGACTCTTCACCTTCAGCAAACACGGGAGGGAGGTCTGGAGGAGATGGATATGCTCAACCCCCTCAAGGGTCAGCGTGTGAAAGATCTGCCGAAGAAGATGAGCTGTCCTATTTGCAACAAAGTGTTAACAACAAAGTTTCTGAGAACACACATGTTGAGTCACAAGGGTAACTTGCCCCACAAGTGTCGATTATGTGACAAGGCCTATGCACAAGGAACTCTGTTACGCAAACACATGAAGAACAGACACTACGAGGAATTTCTAAAATTAGGCAACAAGAatccaaaaaaacaaaaagctgcttgtgatttttgtGAAGAAATATTCAATGACATTTACTCTTTGGAAGAGCATTTATGGATGCATATGGATGAAAAAGCTTTTGAGTGCACAGATTGCAAGATAAAATTTGGCATGGAGAGTAACTTGAGAGAACATTACAAGAGTCATTACTTCAAGGAGGCCAAACCATGTCCTGTGTGTCAGAGAGAATTTAAGTCCATTGGGTTTTACAATAGTCACGTGGAGAAGTGTCAGAAACGATGGAAGTGTGAACAGTGTGGCTTGGAGTGTGATACCCAGGAATACTATCGAAAACACCACAGATCAGAGCATGGAGGTGAGAATGTAGTTAGGTATCATTGCTCCCTTTGTGAGAAATCCTTTGTGGAGCGGCATCGCTATGATGACCACATGATTACCCATTCATCAGAAAAGGCTTTCACATGCCACATTTGTCTGAAGCAGTTCAAGCGACAACGCCCACTAAATGACCACTTAGTGCGCACTCATTCAAATGGATTGTTCATGTGCTCTTACTGCTCCAAGACATTTCAGAAACAACAAGATCTTGATGCTCATAAACTAAAGCATAAAAGAGAATTCCCTTGTGCATCTTGCAGTCATGTATATTCTTCCAATGAAGCTCTTCTT AATCACCTGATGGTCCACCATTCTGAATCTAATCATTTTTGTCACATGTGTGCTGTTCTTTTCACCAAACAGATCCAGTTAAAGAACCATTTGGTGACCCATAGCACCAGCACACCCCACATCTGCCAGGTGGACCGATGCCACAAGATGTTCAGGTCAGAGGGTCTATTACGTAACCATGTTGCTCGCCGGCATCACGGACTCCATTATGACTGTCCTGTCTGTGACCGCAAGTTTAGTCTTGAATCGGATCAGATCCGTCATGTTGCGACACATTCTAGTGGATCTTCTGTGACGTGTGAGGAATGTGGACGCAGTTTTCGCAGTGAAGCTTTATTGGAGAGACACATGGTAACACACACTCAAGAAAAGCCCTATGAGTGTGGGGTTTGCCAGCATGCTACCTCAACAAGACACCAAATTATGCGCCACATACAAAGTGAACATGACCTTCCTGATGTCTCTTCTCATGTTATTGTGAACCGGTGGCGGTGCTCGATGTGTGGCAAGATGTTTGTGGTCAGAAGTTCAATCATGCGACATCTCCTGGAGCATGCCACACATGGTGTGGAGGCTCAGGGCCATGCTGTAAAGACACG CTCACCCTCATCAAGTCTAGAGCTGTCATTGCCATCTGGCTCAGTGGACccagctactgctactgcttcctTCCTGGAACAAGTGTCATCTCTCAGCTGGCAGGATCTTACACGACTGCTGCGGTTTCACGTCATGGGTGACAACGAAAATGACAAGGGGGAGGGAGCAACCATCAATACCGATGTGTGGCAGTGTCCAGGATGCCTCCATGCCACACAGACAGAAGATGATATGAGAGACCACTTGCTGGGATCCTCAGAGTGTCAGGAGGCTGTCATTCTGCAGCTGGCAGGTGGATTGGCCACCACAGAAGatacagaggaagaaaataatgcagaGGAACAATTAATTGAAGGTGAAGGGAATGGAACTGTCCTCCAGCTGGCCAGTACTGACGGAGGCCTCCAGTATGTCATTATgcgagaagaggatgaggacacTTCACCCCAGAGGTTTAGTGAAAGCACCAAAGAAATTCAGtctgaagaaggagaggaaggagaaatgcaaGTGTTGGTAAGCGTGGATGACAGTCTTCAGCAACTTCTTCATCAAGAGCCAACAAGTCCAAATATCCAAATTATTGTTGAAGACTCTACTCCACTAAAGCGTTTTCTAACAGAGAATGCAGAGGAAACAGTAAATCCAGCAGCAAACATCTCACAAAATGAGAGTAGCCAGGACAGCCTCCCTGCAGATGCCACCCTACTCAATGGATCAGAGGTGCTGCTACAGACTGTTGATGGAAGGTTGGTTCTTCAACAGACTGTTGGGGGAGTAACACAGTATCAGCTAGTGGAAGGTGTCCCAACCACCGCCATAGAGGATACTGCACCGACCCTCCTCCCTGACCATTCCTCTACCCTGGATGAGGAATTCATATTGCCAAATTAA